Proteins found in one Lycium ferocissimum isolate CSIRO_LF1 chromosome 6, AGI_CSIRO_Lferr_CH_V1, whole genome shotgun sequence genomic segment:
- the LOC132059492 gene encoding membrane-bound O-acyltransferase gup1: MASATELTFLVIYALAFYIFIIHRSLQISHDHYTKVYGLRPGWIFHRLNDVSDAQWRNFRGNLTILTLVFGIFTLVATACRKYGLKAKGMSVVWLLVSLAYLSYLHGACVIYILAIASVNYLLVKICGRTKFVFLLWIFNLTLLICNRVYGGYPFSLFGQSWAYLDNYRGTFRWHICFNFVILRMISFGYDYHWADYSNRFDKEKHIKRCNNCSFGRTCYQLLQERSLESDKFSFTIYFCYLIYAPLYIAGPIVSFNAFASQLDSSQKTHSSKDVIWYGLRWIFSLMLMESMTHFFYYNAFAISGTWKHLSPLDIFIIGYGVLNFMWLKFFLLWRYFRLWSLINGIEAPENMPKCINNCYNLESFWRNWHASFNKWLVRYMYIPLGGTQTKLLNVWVIFTFVAVWHDLEWKLLSWAWLTCIFFIPEMIIKSTTNALKVESSFGKFLYRELSAVAGAITITCLMVANLVGFVIGSSGINWLLSKFLQKEGLPTLGGMFITFYVGTKLMIHISDAKQKRIHNR; the protein is encoded by the exons ATGGCAAGCGCAACTGAGCTTACTTTTCTTGTTATCTATGCTCTtgcattttacatttttattattCATCGATCTCTTCAAATATCCCACG ATCATTACACTAAAGTTTATGGACTTCGGCCTGGTTGGATCTTTCATCGACTCAAT GATGTATCTGATGCTCAGTGGAGAAATTTTCGGGGCAATTTGACAATTCTTACATTAGTGTTTGGAATCTTCACTCTAGTGGCTACTGCATGTAGAAAATATGGCCTAAAAGCAAAGGGAATGTCGGTCGTTTGGCTGTTGGTTTCTTTGGCTTATTTGTCCTATCTCCATGGAGCTTG CGTCATATACATCTTGGCTATAGCTTCAGTTAATTACCTCCTAGTAAAG ATATGCGGGAGAACCAAATTTGTTTTTCTGCTTTGGATCTTTAATCTTACACTCCTCATATGTAACCGTGTTTATGGAGGGTAtccattttccctttttgg GCAAAGTTGGGCATATTTGGACAATTACCGAGGCACTTTTAGGTGGCACATCTGCTTCAATTTTG TTATCCTGCGAATGATTAGCTTTGGATATGACTACCATTGGGCAGATTACTCGAATCGGTTTGACAAAGAG AAGCACATCAAACGCTGCAATAATTGTTCCTTTGGCAGAACATGCTACCAGCTATTGCAG GAGAGAAGTCTTGAGAGCGACAAATTCTCCTTCACTATATACTTTTGTTACCTGATTTATGCACCTCTATATATTGCTGGACCAATTGTTAGCTTCAACGCATTTGCTTCACAG CTTGATTCTTCCCAGAAAACACACTCATCGAAAGATGTGATTTGGTATGGACTTCGTTGGATTTTTAGCTTGATGCTAATGGAATCAATGACACATTTCTTTTACTACAATGCCTTTGCCATTAG TGGCACATGGAAACACTTATCTCCTTTGGACATCTTCATCATCGGGTACGGA GTATTGAACTTCATGTGGCTcaagttttttcttctttggcgcTACTTCCGCTTGTGGTCACTG ATCAATGGTATCGAGGCCCCTGAGAATATGCCAAAATGTATAAATAACTGCTACAACTTGGAAAGTTTTTGGAGAAACTGGCATGCCTCGTTTAACAAATGGCTTGTTAG ATATATGTATATTCCTCTTGGGGGTACTCAGACGAAGCTGCTAAATGTGTGGGTTATCTTCACATTTGTTGCTGTGTGGCATGATCTAGAGTG GAAACTTCTTTCTTGGGCATGGTTGACATGCATATTCTTTATACCAGAAATGATTATAAAGTCAACAACAAATGCTTTGAAG GTTGAAAGTTCTTTTGGCAAGTTTCTGTACCGTGAACTTAGTGCTGTTGCTGGGGCTATCACCATCACCTGTCTCATG GTGGCCAATCTTGTTGGTTTTGTCATTGGATCATCGGGGATCAATTGGTTGCTCTCTAAATTTCTCCAGAAAGAAG gACTCCCTACGCTTGGCGGCATGTTTATTACATTTTACGTTGGAACTAAG CTAATGATCCATATCTCTGATGCCAAGCAAAAACGCATCCACAACAGATGA